A part of Caldicellulosiruptor owensensis OL genomic DNA contains:
- a CDS encoding alpha-galactosidase, with amino-acid sequence MPITFNPQTNMFFIEAKNTSYVIKLFKGKFLSHVYWGKRIREFEWTDFDVTGGRVFGPTPDPHDKSYTFDTMLLEYPAYGNSDFRHPAYQVQQEDGSRITNLVYKAHRIYDGKPKLEGLPATYVESSDEAQTLEIDLYDDLIDLKVTLIYTAFRDYDAITRSVRFENLGKQKLKILRAMSACVDFSEGDFELLHLWGAWARERYIERKEIIHGQQIIESSRGESSHQHNPFIALVRKDANEDYGDVYGFSLVYSGNFAAIVEKDQYNCVRVTMGINPFEFTWVLEPHSSFQTPEVVMVYSDEGLGKMSRTYHKLYRKRLCRGVWRDRRRPVLINNWEATYFDFNEEKLLTLAKEAKELGIELFVLDDGWFGKRDDDTSSLGDWFVDKRKLPDGLDGFGKKLNEMGLKFGLWFEPEMVSPESELYRKHPDWCLQVKGRTLTQGRNQYVLDITREDVRKEILRMMKEILKTAPIEYIKWDMNRPLTEAYSLALPPERQKEVFHRYVLGLYQMMEELTTEFPHILFEGCSGGGGRFDPGILYYMPQIWTSDDTDAIERLKIQFGTSIVYPASTMGAHVSIVPNHQVGRITPMKTRGVVALSGAFGYELDLTKLSPEDKEEIKRQIETYKEIWHIVFEGELFRLISPFEENAAAWMFVTEDKSEAVVFYVEVLKTPNKHPRRLKLKGLLPDKKYLIKELNTSKFGDELMNLGIFIPEMWGDFNSKMWTLKALD; translated from the coding sequence ATGCCAATAACCTTTAACCCACAAACAAACATGTTTTTCATAGAAGCTAAAAACACGAGCTATGTTATAAAGCTTTTCAAAGGAAAGTTTTTATCCCATGTTTACTGGGGCAAAAGAATTAGAGAATTTGAATGGACAGACTTTGATGTGACAGGTGGAAGGGTGTTTGGCCCGACCCCTGACCCACACGACAAATCTTATACTTTTGATACAATGCTTTTAGAATACCCTGCGTATGGCAACTCAGATTTCAGGCACCCTGCATATCAAGTTCAGCAAGAAGATGGTTCTCGTATAACAAACCTTGTTTATAAGGCTCACAGAATCTATGATGGAAAACCAAAACTTGAAGGACTTCCTGCAACATATGTAGAGTCATCTGATGAGGCTCAAACACTGGAAATAGACCTTTATGATGATTTGATTGACTTAAAAGTCACACTGATATATACAGCTTTCAGAGATTATGATGCGATAACAAGAAGCGTAAGATTTGAGAACTTGGGAAAACAAAAGCTCAAAATTCTTCGTGCAATGAGTGCGTGTGTTGACTTTTCAGAAGGGGATTTTGAACTTTTACATCTGTGGGGGGCTTGGGCAAGGGAAAGGTATATTGAAAGAAAAGAGATTATTCATGGTCAGCAGATTATAGAAAGTTCAAGAGGTGAAAGTTCTCATCAGCACAATCCATTCATAGCTCTTGTTAGAAAAGATGCAAATGAAGATTACGGAGATGTGTATGGTTTTTCTCTTGTCTACAGTGGAAATTTTGCTGCAATTGTCGAAAAAGACCAGTACAATTGTGTAAGAGTCACTATGGGAATAAATCCATTTGAATTTACATGGGTTTTAGAACCGCATAGTAGCTTTCAGACACCTGAGGTTGTAATGGTATATTCAGACGAAGGTTTGGGAAAGATGTCTCGCACGTACCATAAGCTTTACAGAAAAAGACTTTGCAGGGGTGTTTGGAGAGATAGACGAAGACCTGTGCTTATCAATAACTGGGAAGCAACGTATTTTGATTTCAATGAAGAAAAGCTTTTAACTTTGGCAAAGGAAGCAAAAGAACTTGGCATTGAACTTTTTGTTCTTGACGATGGATGGTTTGGCAAGAGAGATGATGATACAAGCTCGCTTGGCGACTGGTTTGTTGATAAAAGAAAATTACCAGATGGTTTGGATGGTTTTGGGAAAAAATTAAATGAAATGGGTCTTAAATTTGGACTTTGGTTTGAACCTGAGATGGTCTCGCCAGAGAGTGAACTTTACAGAAAGCATCCTGACTGGTGTTTGCAGGTTAAAGGCAGAACCCTTACCCAAGGTAGAAATCAGTATGTGTTAGACATAACAAGAGAAGATGTAAGAAAAGAAATTTTAAGGATGATGAAAGAGATTTTGAAAACGGCTCCAATTGAATATATCAAGTGGGACATGAATAGACCTTTGACAGAGGCTTATTCTCTTGCTCTTCCACCAGAGAGACAAAAAGAAGTCTTCCATAGATATGTTTTAGGACTATATCAAATGATGGAAGAATTGACAACAGAATTTCCTCATATTTTATTTGAGGGATGTTCTGGCGGTGGTGGAAGGTTTGATCCTGGAATTTTATATTACATGCCTCAGATTTGGACAAGTGACGATACAGATGCAATAGAAAGGTTAAAGATTCAGTTTGGAACAAGCATAGTATATCCTGCATCAACAATGGGGGCGCATGTGTCAATTGTGCCAAACCATCAGGTTGGGAGAATAACCCCAATGAAAACAAGAGGAGTGGTTGCATTATCTGGTGCTTTTGGGTATGAGCTTGACCTGACCAAGCTTTCTCCAGAAGATAAAGAAGAGATTAAAAGACAGATAGAAACTTACAAAGAGATTTGGCATATAGTATTTGAAGGAGAACTTTTCAGATTAATCTCTCCATTTGAAGAAAATGCAGCTGCCTGGATGTTTGTAACTGAAGACAAAAGCGAAGCTGTTGTATTTTATGTTGAGGTTTTGAAAACTCCAAATAAACATCCCAGAAGATTAAAATTAAAAGGTCTTTTGCCTGATAAAAAATATTTGATTAAAGAACTTAATACATCAAAATTTGGCGATGAGCTTATGAATCTTGGTATTTTCATTCCAGAGATGTGGGGAGATTTTAATTCAAAGATGTGGACATTAAAAGCACTTGATTAG
- the cas6 gene encoding CRISPR-associated endoribonuclease Cas6 yields the protein MRIKVDFESQKPIELPIHYNYFVQSMIYNTIDDKIYATFLHDKGYEVDLKNFKLFSFSRLEGPFKIVGNDSNKKIVFDKKVSLIISSPVEDFITKFSTGLLKKDQIYLKDNILYVTSANMLKRPKFSSFHKIKMLSPMCAYKTIRNENSEYKHFFTPFEDEFYNLISQNLMKKCKLLIKDFDEKSFRFDLKPLKVEEKTHFKPMFFKKTPIKGWLGSYTIETDPRIMEVAYYCGLGSKNSQGFGLFEIIE from the coding sequence ATGCGAATAAAAGTAGACTTTGAATCCCAAAAGCCAATAGAACTTCCTATTCATTACAACTACTTTGTCCAGTCCATGATATACAATACTATTGATGATAAAATCTATGCAACATTTTTACATGATAAGGGATATGAGGTTGATTTGAAAAACTTTAAACTCTTTTCATTTTCTCGCTTAGAAGGACCATTTAAAATTGTGGGAAATGATTCAAACAAAAAGATAGTTTTTGACAAAAAGGTTTCACTTATAATCTCCTCGCCTGTTGAGGATTTTATTACAAAGTTTTCAACTGGGCTTTTAAAAAAAGATCAAATCTATCTAAAAGATAATATACTATATGTGACATCTGCAAATATGCTCAAAAGGCCGAAATTTTCAAGTTTTCATAAAATAAAAATGCTATCTCCTATGTGCGCGTATAAAACAATCAGAAATGAAAATTCAGAATACAAGCACTTTTTTACTCCCTTTGAGGATGAGTTTTATAACCTCATTTCTCAAAACCTGATGAAAAAATGCAAGCTTTTAATAAAAGACTTTGACGAAAAAAGCTTCAGATTTGATTTGAAACCATTAAAGGTGGAAGAAAAAACACATTTTAAACCCATGTTTTTTAAAAAAACGCCCATAAAAGGCTGGCTTGGTTCTTATACAATTGAAACTGACCCAAGAATAATGGAAGTTGCATATTATTGCGGTCTTGGCTCAAAAAACTCTCAGGGGTTTGGACTTTTTGAAATCATTGAGTAA